A window from Pangasianodon hypophthalmus isolate fPanHyp1 chromosome 16, fPanHyp1.pri, whole genome shotgun sequence encodes these proteins:
- the LOC113545544 gene encoding glutathione hydrolase 7: MSASSAEALAGYSSGKMADKDAGQDTALGSAYSPVDYMSITSFPRLPEDDVMAAGESGLKSRRDEDNFLGEQDTDPDLFLKSARLQRVASSASDLASRDSSPLRETRQDPLAQDCACTRDGLTVLITACLTFATGVTIALILQVYLGEPQIFNQGAVVTDVARCTSLGFDVLGQQGSSVDAAIAAALCLGIIHPHTSGIGGGGVMLVHDIRKNESRIIDFRETAPSGLREDMLQDLQQKPGLLVAVPGMLSGLHQAHQLYGKQSWKEVITMAANIARNGFNVTHDLADALSQIKVENVSEAFRELFLPDGHPPLAGLFMTRQDLAAILDRVAANGISEFYEGNLTQEMASTVQASGGVLTEVDFSNYTTVLQQPVQSRYQGYQIMAAPPPHAGAALLSALNILEGYNITNQTQRSSTLHWITETLKIALSLASALGDPVFDSTVSEVVARMLSKSQAAQFRQMINDSHSSPPGHYSPSYALEEGTGVSQVMVMGPDDFIVSVMSSMNQPFGSRIVTPSGILLNSQILDFSWPNKSQSSVPPNPHNSVQPGKRPLSFLMPTAVRPSLGVCGTYVALGSSNGDRALSGITQVLMNVLSLHKNLSDSLTVGRLHPQLQPNTLLVDAEFQSVDVETLEQKGHDVQRVEVISLVEGTRRTNDVIIGVKDPRSVDASALTMFKSMP; the protein is encoded by the exons ATGTCCGCGTCCTCAGCCGAGGCTCTGGCCGGTTACTCAAGCGGGAAAATGGCCGATAAGGACGCGGGGCAGGACACGGCGCTGGGCAGCGCTTATTCCCCGGTGGACTACATGAGCATCACCAGCTTCCCCCGCTTACCGGAGGACGACGTGATGGCCGCCGGGGAGAGCGGCCTCAAGTCCCGCAGAGACGAGGACAATTTCCTGGGCGAGCAGGACACAG ACCCGGACCTGTTCCTGAAGTCAGCGCGTCTGCAGCGCGTGGCCTCTTCAGCGTCAGACCTGGCCAGCCGCGATTCATCTCCTCTGAGAGAGACGAGGCAAGACCCGCTGGCTCAAGACTGCGCTTGTACACGAGACGGCCTCACCGTCCTCATCACGGCCTGTCTGACCTTCGCCACCGGGGTCACCATCGCCCTCATCCTGCAGGTCTATTTAGGAGAACCACAG ATCTTTAATCAGGGTGCCGTGGTGACGGATGTGGCTCGCTGCACCTCTCTGGGTTTCGATGTTCTCGGTCAGCAGGGTTCCAGCGTGGACGCTGCCATCGCCGCCGCTCTCTGCCTGGGCATCATCCACCCTCACACCTCGGGCATCGGCGG TGGTGGAGTGATGCTGGTCCACGACATTCGAAAAAACGAGAGCCGCATCATTGATTTCCGTGAAACAGCGCCCTCTGGCCTGCGGGAGGACATGCTGCAGGACCTGCAGCAGAAG ccAGGGCTCTTGGTGGCTGTACCGGGCATGCTCAGTGGACTGCATCAAGCTCACCAGCTCTACGGAAA ACAGTCTTGGAAGGAGGTGATCACGATGGCCGCAAATATCGCCAGGAATGGCTTCAACGTAACCCATGACCTGG CGGACGCTCTGTCCCAAATAAAGGTAGAGAATGTCTCCGAGGCTTTCCGAGAGCTCTTCCTTCCGGACGGCCATCCTCCTCTCGCCGGCCTCTTCATGACACGGCAGGATTTGGCGGCCATTTTGGACAGAGTGGCAGCCAATGGGATCTCTGAGTTCTATGAAGGAAATCTGACACAGGAAATGGCGTCTACG GTTCAGGCCAGTGGAGGTGTTCTGACGGAGGTGGATTTCAGTAACTACACTACAGTCCTCCAGCAGCCAGTACAGAGCCGTTACCAAG gttatcAGATAATGGCTGCACCACCTCCTCACGCTGGAGCCGCCCTCCTTTCAGCCCTCAACATCTTAGAAGGTTATAACATCACCAACCAGACACAGAGGAGCAGCACCCTCCACTGGATCACTGAG ACTCTGAAAATCGCCTTGTCTCTGGCCAGCGCTCTCGGAGACCCCGTGTTTGACTCGACTGTCTCTGAAGTCGTGGCTCGAATGTTAAG taaaaGTCAGGCTGCTCAGTTCCGGCAGATGATCAACGACTCGCACTCCTCTCCTCCGGGACACTACTCGCCCAGTTACGCTCTGGAGGAGGGCACAGGGGTCAGCCAGGTCATGGTCATGGGGCCTGATGACTTCATCGTCTCTGTCATGAG CTCTATGAATCAGCCTTTTGGCAGCCGCATCGTGACGCCCTCTGGAATTCTCCTGAACAGCCAAATTCTGGACTTTTCTTGGCCCAACAAGAGCCAGAGCTCTGTCCCACCCAATCCG CACAACAGTGTTCAGCCCGGGAAGAGGCCGCTCTCCTTCCTCATGCCCACCGCCGTCAGACCCTCGCTGGGTGTCTGTGGTACTTACGTGGCACTCGGATCCTCCAACGGCGACCGCGCGCTCAGCGGCATCACGCAG GTTCTGATGAACGTCTTGTCGCTGCATAAGAATCTGAGCGACAGTCTGACCGTTGGCAGGCTTCACCCTCAGCTCCAGCCCAACACACTCCTGGTGGATG CGGAGTTTCAGAGTGTGGACGTGGAGACGCTGGAGCAGAAAGGCCACGATGTTCAGAGGGTGGAGGTCATATCGCTGGTGGAAGGAACCAGGAGAACCAACGACGTCATCATCGGAGTGAAGGACCCTCGCAGTGTCGACGCCTCCGCGCTCACCATGTTCAAGTCCATGCCCTAA